GCTGATGTTCGAACGCTCCGACGCCTTCGTGGCGCTGCCAGGAGGCGTCGGCACGCTGGAGGAGCTGGTCGAGCAGTTGACCTGGAAGCAGCTCGGCCGTCACGCCAAGCCGGTGCTGCTCGCCAATATCGACAATTTCTGGGAGCCGCTGTTCTCGCTGCTGTCGCATATGCGACAGACCGAGTTCATCCGTGCCGGCCTCTCGGTCGACATCCTCAAGGCCGATCGGGTCGAGGACATTCTGCCGAAGCTGAAGACGGCAGCCGCCCAGATCGCCGAGTCGGAAAAGCAGCTCGCTCCGGAAGTCGCGCGCAAGCTTTGACGGCTACTCGCCCGGAAACGTCACCGCCTCGATCCGGTTACCATCGGGATCGGTGACGAAGGCCGCGTAGTAGCGCACGCGATCGTGCGGGCGGATGCCCGGCGCGCCGTCGGAGGCACCACCGGTGGACAGCGCGGCGGCGTGAAATGCATCGACCTCATCAGTCGTCTTCGCCCGCAGGCAAATGTGCACGCCGCTCTCCGATGCTACGGCCGGCATGCCCTCGCGCAGATTGATCCAGAACTCCGGATAGGCCTTGCCGAAGCCGACCGTCCGCGGCCGCGTCACGAGACGCGTAAGGCCGAGGGCCGCGAGCGTGCCCTCGTAGAATTTGGCGGCGCGGTCGAGATCGCTGACGCCGAAGGAGATGTGGTCGATCATGTCCGTGCCCTCTCCTCCTCGTCATTGCGAGCGCAGCGAAGCAATCCAGAATCCCTCCGCGGTGACACTCTGGATTGCTTCGCTTCGCTCGCAATGACGGCGTTTGTGGCGCCGCCGTCACCCACGTCGACAATCCTACGCCGGCGCGCCCGATTTCACGAGCTTGTAGATCACCGAATCCATCAGCGCCTGGAACGAGGCGTCGATGATGTTGGGGGACACGCCCACCGTGGTCCAGCGGTCGCCGTTCTCGTCCTCGCTCTCGATCAGGACGCGCGTGACCGCGCCGGTGCCGCCGTTGAGGATACGCACGCGGTAGTCGATCAGCGTCAAGCCCTCGATGTATTTCTGGTACTTGCCGAGGTCTTTTCGCAAGGCAACGTCGAGCGCGTTGACGGGGCCGTTGCCTTCCGCCGCCGAGATCAGGCGCTCACCGGCGACGTCGACCTTGACCACGGCGAGCGCCACGGTGACGCGTTCGCCGAGCGCGTTGTAGCGCTGCTCGACATTGACGTCGAACTGCTCGACCTCGAAATAATGCGGCACCTTGCCGAGCGTGCGACGCGCCAGCAGCTCGAACGAAGCATTGGCGGATTCATAGGCGTAACCTTGCGCCTCGCGCTCCTTCAACTCCTCGACGAGGCGCGTCAGCTTCGGATCGCTCTTCTCGTAGGGAATGCCGGCGCGGTCGAGCTCGGCGATGACATTGGAGCGTCCGGCCTGGTCGGACACCAGCACCTTGCGGTGATTGCCGACCAACTCCGGCAGCACGTGCTCGTAGGTCTGCGGGTCCTTCAGCACGGCCGAGGCGTGAATGCCGGTCTTGGTCACGAAGGCGCTCTCGCCGACATAGGCCGCATGCCGGTTTGGCGCGCGGTTGAGCATGTCGTCGAGCGTGCGCGAGACCTTGACGAGTGTTGCCAGCTTCTCGATCGTGACGCCGATCTCGAAGGTGTCGGCAAAATCCTTCTTCAATTTCAGCGTCGGGATCAGCGAGCAGAGATTGGCATTGCCGCAGCGCTCACCAAGGCCGTTGAGCGTACCCTGGATCTGCCGCGCGCCGGCCCGCACCGCGGCAAGCGAATTTGCCACCGCCTGCTCGGTGTCGTTATGGGCGTGGATGCCGACATGATCGCCGGGGATGTGTTTCGTCACTTCAGTGACGATGGCCCCGACCTCGTCAGGCATGGTGCCGCCATTGGTGTCGCACAGCACCACCCAGCGCGCGCCGGCCTCATAGGCGGCCTTGGCGCAGGCGAGCGCAAAGCTGGCGTCCTCCTTGTAGCCGTCGAAGAAATGCTCGCAGTCGAGCATCACCTCGCGCCCTGCGGCCTTCGCCGCCGCAACGCTGTCGCGGATCGAGGCGAGATTCTCGTCCTTCGTCGTCTCCAGCGCGACGCGTACCTGATAGGCCGAGGATTTTGCCACGAAGCAGATTGCGTCGGCCTTTGCTTCCAGCAGCCCGGCAACGCCGGGATCGTTGGAGACGGAGCGCCCTGCCCGGCGCGTCATGCCGAACGCCGTGAAGCGCGCATGGGCGAGCTTGGGCTTGGAGCCGAAGAACTCGGTGTCGAGCGGATTGGCGCCGGGATAGCCGCCCTCGACATAGTCGATGCCGAGATCATCGAGCATCGCCGCGATGACCTGCTTGTCAGTCAGCGTGAAATCGACGCCATTGGTCTGGGCCCCGTCGCGCAGGGTGGTGTCGAACAGATAAAGGCGCTCCTTGCTCATTGCCCCGCTCCGAGCGTCTTCTTCATGGTGGTGTTGGCGAGCCACTCGTCGTTGATGGTGACGCTGTTGCGCTGCTGGGCCGTGTAGCCGCGCTTGGCGAAGAAGTTTTGGGCGGTGTCGCTGGCATCGACCGAAAGACTTGTCGCGCCACGGCCGCCTGCAAGCTTCTCCAGCGCGTCGACCAGCATGGTCGCGATGCCCTGCCCGGCCACCGCCGGATGCACGTAGAGCATGCGGACGTGATCGTTGCCGCGCAGCGAGGCGAAGCCGACCGGCGAGCCCTCGAGCGTCGCGATCAGCGTCAGGTCGGAGGCGAGCCGCTTGCCGAACTCCTCGTCCTCGGCGGCAGCCATCCAGGCTTCCTGCTGTGCCTCGCTATAGTCGTCGCCGGTCAGCTCCTCGATGCTGGCGGTGAAGATCGCAGCGAGCACCGGCACGTCATCAGGCAGGAACGGCCGCAAGCCGGGCTTTGGTAAAGCTTGTCCCATCGTCTTCACCACATCCCAAAGAGTTTCAGCACGATCGCCACGGCGGCGCCGAGCAGCAGGATTTTCAGCGCTATGTAATAGAGCCAGTGCCGTGGGAAAGGCGTGTCGGGCCGCTTCATCGCGCAATCTCCCAGGTCGTGCCGTCCTTGGAGTCCTTGATCGCAACGCCCATCGCGGCGAGCAGGTCGCGGATGCGGTCGGACTCCCCAAAGTCCTTGCGCGCACGCGCAGCCGTTCGCTCCGCAATCAGGCGCTCGACCTCCTTTGCATCGATGCCGCTCGCCTGCTGCTTGCGGCCTTCCCATTGCGCAGCGCTCTCGGAGAGAAAGCCGAGCAGCCGCAATGATCCCGCCAACGCATTCACGTCGCTGCCGCGCAGGCCGTGCAGCGCCGCGATCGCCAGCGACGTGTTGAGGTCGTCGAGCAGCGGCTCGACCACGGACGCGGCCGGCCTGCCGGGCTCGACGTCGGCGGCGACGCGATACCAGTCGTCTAGCGTCTTGGCGCTCTCCTCCAGCGACTTCATGGTCCAGTCGATCGGCGAGCGGTAATGCGTCTTCAGCATGTTCAGGCGCAGCACCTCGCCCGGCCAATCCGCAAGCAGTTCATGGATGGTGATGAAGTTGCCGAGGCTCTTCGACATCTTCTCGCTCTCCACCTGGAGGAAGCCGTTGTGCATCCAGTAGTTCGCCATGCGCTGCTGGTGAAAGGCGCAGCAGGTCTGCGCGAGCTCGTTCTCGTGATGCGGAAACACGAGATCGATGCCGCCACCATGGATGTCGAAATGCTCGCCGAGATGTTTCCAGGCCATGGCCGAGCACTCGATATGCCAGCCCGGACGTCCCTCAGCCTTGATGCCGGCCGGAGACGGCCAAGACGGCTCGCCGGGCTTGGACGGCTTCCACAGCACGAAGTCGGTGTTGCCCTTCTTGTAGGGCGCGACATCGACGCGGGCGCCGGCGACCATCTCGTCCAGCGAGCGATTGGATAGCGCGCCATAGCGCGGCAGGTCGGAATTGGTCGCGTTCATCGCCTGCGGCGAGAACAGCACATGATCCTCGGCGACATAGGCAAAGCCGCCGACGACCAGTCTTTCAATGATCTCGCGCATCTCACCGATATGTTCGGTCGCACGCGGCTCGACGCTCGGCCGGAGCGCACCAAGCGCATCAACATCGGCGTGAAACTGCCTGCCGGTCTGCTCGGTGACCTTGCGAATGGCCTCGTTCAGCGGCAGGCCGGGAAAATCCCGCGCGGCGCGGTCATTGATCTTGTCGTCGACGTCGGTGATGTTGCGGACATATTTGACGTGCGCCTCGCCGTAGAGATGGCGCAGCAGCCGAAACAGCACGTCGAACACGATCACCGGCCGCGCATTGCCGATATGGGCGAAGTCGTAGACGGTCGGTCCGCAGACATACATGCGGACGTTGCTCGCATCGAGCGGTGCAAAGGTCCGCTTTTCCCGGCTCAGCGTATCGTAAAGGCGCAATTCCATATGGATACCCGTCGGCTGTTGGCCGGGCGTCCAGGGCTCTCAATGGTTTTGAGAAAAGACGGCTCCAGCCAGCGAATCGCTAGCTCGTAATCTCGCGGCAAATGGCGCAAATGGCGAGGAGACCGTTCATGAGGCGACATATGGGCTATGAGGCGGCCCCGCGTCAAGAGAGCCGCGAAAACGCCGCCCTATCTCCGCAAAGCGAGCAGTCCGTCGCGATGGTTCATGATCCCCTAACCATTTGAGCCCATTCTGGAACTGGCAGTTCCTTTTCGGCCCCCAGGTGTTTTCATGCGATCCCTATGCGCGCTCATTTTCGGCGCCTCTGTCATTGCGGCATCCAGCGCTTGCGCCGAGACACGCGTCTTCATCATCGCCAACCAGGCGGATGGCTACGGGGTCGACCAGTGCCTGGCCAAGGGCGACAAATGCGGCGCCTCCGTCGCGCGCACCTACTGCCAGTCACGAGATTTTGCCCAAGCCTCGGCCTATCGCCGGGTCGATCCCGACGAAATTACAGGCTCCGTCCCCAAATCCGGCGCAAACTGCTCCCATGGCCGTTGCGATGAGTATGTCGCAATCACCTGCCAGCGCTGAATTCGCTCGGAACTGGCGGACCTTAGGACCAGTCTTCGGCCCCTGAAACGACGTGAC
This genomic stretch from Bradyrhizobium sp. CCGB12 harbors:
- the cimA gene encoding citramalate synthase, producing MSKERLYLFDTTLRDGAQTNGVDFTLTDKQVIAAMLDDLGIDYVEGGYPGANPLDTEFFGSKPKLAHARFTAFGMTRRAGRSVSNDPGVAGLLEAKADAICFVAKSSAYQVRVALETTKDENLASIRDSVAAAKAAGREVMLDCEHFFDGYKEDASFALACAKAAYEAGARWVVLCDTNGGTMPDEVGAIVTEVTKHIPGDHVGIHAHNDTEQAVANSLAAVRAGARQIQGTLNGLGERCGNANLCSLIPTLKLKKDFADTFEIGVTIEKLATLVKVSRTLDDMLNRAPNRHAAYVGESAFVTKTGIHASAVLKDPQTYEHVLPELVGNHRKVLVSDQAGRSNVIAELDRAGIPYEKSDPKLTRLVEELKEREAQGYAYESANASFELLARRTLGKVPHYFEVEQFDVNVEQRYNALGERVTVALAVVKVDVAGERLISAAEGNGPVNALDVALRKDLGKYQKYIEGLTLIDYRVRILNGGTGAVTRVLIESEDENGDRWTTVGVSPNIIDASFQALMDSVIYKLVKSGAPA
- a CDS encoding VOC family protein gives rise to the protein MIDHISFGVSDLDRAAKFYEGTLAALGLTRLVTRPRTVGFGKAYPEFWINLREGMPAVASESGVHICLRAKTTDEVDAFHAAALSTGGASDGAPGIRPHDRVRYYAAFVTDPDGNRIEAVTFPGE
- a CDS encoding GNAT family N-acetyltransferase, whose protein sequence is MGQALPKPGLRPFLPDDVPVLAAIFTASIEELTGDDYSEAQQEAWMAAAEDEEFGKRLASDLTLIATLEGSPVGFASLRGNDHVRMLYVHPAVAGQGIATMLVDALEKLAGGRGATSLSVDASDTAQNFFAKRGYTAQQRNSVTINDEWLANTTMKKTLGAGQ
- a CDS encoding TIGR00730 family Rossman fold protein, yielding MSTIKTVCVYCGSGPGTNPRFTEGAKAFGKALAENSIRLVYGGGSLGLMGSVATSVLDNGGTVTGIIPEFLRMRENALTRVQEMIVTPDMHERKRLMFERSDAFVALPGGVGTLEELVEQLTWKQLGRHAKPVLLANIDNFWEPLFSLLSHMRQTEFIRAGLSVDILKADRVEDILPKLKTAAAQIAESEKQLAPEVARKL
- the cysS gene encoding cysteine--tRNA ligase, which produces MELRLYDTLSREKRTFAPLDASNVRMYVCGPTVYDFAHIGNARPVIVFDVLFRLLRHLYGEAHVKYVRNITDVDDKINDRAARDFPGLPLNEAIRKVTEQTGRQFHADVDALGALRPSVEPRATEHIGEMREIIERLVVGGFAYVAEDHVLFSPQAMNATNSDLPRYGALSNRSLDEMVAGARVDVAPYKKGNTDFVLWKPSKPGEPSWPSPAGIKAEGRPGWHIECSAMAWKHLGEHFDIHGGGIDLVFPHHENELAQTCCAFHQQRMANYWMHNGFLQVESEKMSKSLGNFITIHELLADWPGEVLRLNMLKTHYRSPIDWTMKSLEESAKTLDDWYRVAADVEPGRPAASVVEPLLDDLNTSLAIAALHGLRGSDVNALAGSLRLLGFLSESAAQWEGRKQQASGIDAKEVERLIAERTAARARKDFGESDRIRDLLAAMGVAIKDSKDGTTWEIAR